In Geotalea uraniireducens, one genomic interval encodes:
- the fliD gene encoding flagellar filament capping protein FliD encodes MSSISFGGLATGIDTKSIISQLISLERAPEQLLQAQQQTNSKKISEFQKIEDALSSLQDIVQGFNTPLTFKAVQSSVGDSSVLGATATSSAIPGTHSVQVVALAKNQRQVSTGVASDTATDTFSTGSFTIDGQTVTIGSGQNSLQGIVAAINSSGAKVSASIINDGTSYRMVINGTDAQNHVFDFSGIETGQKVIDVTDPTYVAAYQDAAPAQLVVDGVAMTKQSNTVTDAIQGVTLNLLKEGATTTVAVTNDTDAITQKINNFVTAYNKVVTLVNSESAYDASSKTAGVLSGNSTVRTIQQQLRSLLTTTVSGASGSITSLAALGINSDSKTGTLSVDSAKLSDALSNHYNDVVDYFSHNGDSVVTLAQNQYGIAQQFNMVIDSMVHPYVADGMASNGSIEIAKRSLTNANADMDKRISDMEDLIAQKQTALENQFNAMELLVSNLQSQGNMLLNSLSASLSSTSKTSS; translated from the coding sequence ATGTCATCGATATCTTTTGGCGGGCTAGCTACGGGGATTGATACCAAGTCGATCATTTCGCAGCTTATTAGCCTGGAGCGGGCTCCTGAGCAGCTCCTGCAAGCGCAACAGCAGACGAACAGCAAAAAAATCTCTGAATTCCAAAAGATCGAAGACGCCCTGTCCAGCTTGCAGGATATCGTACAGGGATTCAATACCCCGTTGACCTTCAAGGCGGTGCAATCGTCGGTCGGCGACAGCTCCGTCCTGGGCGCAACTGCCACCAGCAGTGCCATTCCCGGCACTCATTCGGTGCAGGTGGTCGCGCTGGCCAAGAATCAGCGACAGGTCTCTACCGGGGTGGCCAGCGACACGGCGACTGATACATTCAGCACCGGAAGCTTTACCATTGATGGCCAAACCGTCACTATCGGGAGCGGTCAGAACTCCCTGCAGGGGATCGTCGCCGCCATCAACTCTTCCGGTGCCAAGGTAAGTGCGTCGATCATCAACGACGGGACCAGCTACCGGATGGTTATCAATGGCACCGACGCCCAGAATCACGTCTTCGACTTCAGCGGCATTGAAACTGGCCAAAAGGTGATCGACGTAACCGATCCCACCTATGTGGCGGCCTATCAGGATGCCGCTCCGGCCCAGCTCGTGGTGGATGGGGTCGCGATGACCAAACAGTCCAACACGGTGACGGACGCCATCCAGGGGGTGACGCTCAACCTGCTGAAAGAAGGAGCGACCACCACCGTAGCGGTGACTAACGATACCGACGCAATCACCCAAAAAATTAACAATTTCGTTACTGCGTACAACAAGGTGGTCACCCTGGTGAACTCGGAGTCGGCCTATGACGCCTCGAGCAAAACCGCCGGTGTCCTGTCGGGGAACTCGACGGTGCGGACCATCCAGCAGCAACTTCGGTCACTGCTGACCACCACGGTATCTGGCGCCAGCGGCTCCATCACCAGCCTGGCGGCTCTTGGAATCAACTCCGACTCCAAGACTGGGACCCTGTCGGTTGATTCTGCCAAGCTTTCGGACGCGCTCTCCAATCACTACAATGATGTGGTGGACTACTTCAGCCACAACGGCGATTCCGTGGTCACCCTTGCCCAGAACCAGTACGGCATTGCGCAGCAATTCAATATGGTGATCGACAGCATGGTGCATCCGTACGTTGCCGACGGAATGGCAAGCAACGGCAGTATTGAGATTGCCAAACGATCGCTCACCAATGCCAATGCCGACATGGATAAGCGCATCAGCGATATGGAAGACCTTATCGCCCAAAAGCAGACTGCCCTGGAGAACCAGTTCAACGCAATGGAGCTTCTGGTCAGCAATCTGCAGTCTCAAGGGAATATGCTGCTCAACAGTCTGAGCGCATCGCTCA
- a CDS encoding flagellin — protein MALTVNTNIASLNAQRNLAKTQLSLNQSLQRLSSGLRINSAADDAAGLAISEGMKAQIRSMNQDIRNANDGVSLVQVAEGALNEVSNILGRMRELATQAATGTVAASQRSYINSEFGRLASEITRIASATAFNGLHLLNGATTTLDIQVGTGTSAFNTITLSLTAMDATTLAVGTVINTSALAKAMQSTIDAAITKVSGQRANLGAAQNRFQSVINNLQVAVENTSAAQSRIADADIAAETANMTRANILVQAGTAILAQANQAPQAALKLLQ, from the coding sequence ATGGCACTCACAGTCAACACCAACATCGCATCGCTTAACGCTCAACGCAACCTCGCTAAAACCCAACTGTCCCTCAACCAGTCGCTGCAACGCCTCTCCTCCGGCCTCCGGATCAATAGCGCTGCCGATGACGCCGCCGGCCTCGCCATCTCCGAAGGGATGAAGGCGCAGATCCGCTCCATGAACCAGGATATCCGCAATGCCAACGACGGCGTGTCGCTGGTGCAGGTTGCTGAAGGCGCCCTCAACGAAGTGAGCAACATCCTCGGCCGTATGCGCGAACTGGCCACCCAGGCCGCTACCGGTACCGTTGCTGCATCGCAGCGCTCCTACATCAACAGCGAATTCGGCCGACTGGCTTCGGAAATCACCCGGATCGCTTCCGCCACCGCCTTCAACGGTCTCCACCTCCTGAACGGCGCTACTACGACCCTTGACATCCAGGTCGGTACCGGGACGAGTGCCTTCAATACGATCACTCTTTCCCTTACTGCCATGGACGCCACTACGCTGGCTGTTGGCACCGTCATCAATACCTCTGCGCTTGCGAAGGCCATGCAGAGCACGATCGACGCCGCGATCACCAAGGTTTCCGGCCAGCGCGCCAACCTTGGCGCCGCCCAGAACCGCTTCCAGTCGGTCATCAACAACCTGCAGGTTGCCGTCGAGAACACCTCGGCCGCCCAGTCCCGCATCGCCGATGCGGACATCGCTGCCGAAACCGCCAATATGACGCGGGCGAACATCCTGGTTCAGGCGGGTACGGCCATTCTGGCCCAGGCCAACCAGGCGCCGCAGGCCGCATTGAAACTGCTGCAATAA
- a CDS encoding flagellar assembly protein FliW, with protein MKIATTRFGEIEVDDNKIIAMPDGMLGFADKRFVMLNPEKHAPFCWLQSVETPALSFVVIDARRAFSDYQVALTAEESERLALDRQGEIIVLLVVTLSQDPTKITANLQGPVVLNPARLIAKQVVLEGGKFSARQPLFASQQEPAPAANGG; from the coding sequence GTGAAGATTGCGACGACCCGATTCGGTGAGATTGAAGTCGACGACAACAAGATCATTGCCATGCCCGACGGCATGCTTGGTTTTGCCGACAAACGCTTCGTGATGCTCAATCCCGAGAAACATGCACCGTTCTGTTGGCTGCAGTCGGTAGAAACCCCGGCGCTGTCGTTCGTGGTTATCGATGCCCGGCGGGCGTTTTCCGATTATCAGGTTGCGTTGACCGCGGAAGAGTCCGAGCGGTTGGCACTCGATCGGCAGGGGGAAATCATCGTCCTGCTCGTAGTAACCCTCTCCCAGGACCCGACGAAAATAACGGCCAATCTCCAGGGGCCGGTGGTGCTCAATCCCGCCCGGCTGATTGCCAAGCAGGTGGTACTGGAGGGGGGGAAATTCTCAGCCCGCCAGCCACTTTTTGCCTCTCAGCAGGAGCCTGCGCCAGCCGCCAACGGCGGGTGA
- the csrA gene encoding carbon storage regulator CsrA — protein sequence MLVLTRKMGEVVTIGDSIRIKVVEMKGNQVRLGIEAPGDMRIYREEIYLKVQRENQLAADWALGDLENAVNFMGGVTKE from the coding sequence ATGTTGGTATTGACACGGAAAATGGGCGAAGTGGTCACCATCGGCGATTCAATCCGGATCAAAGTGGTGGAGATGAAAGGGAACCAGGTGCGGCTGGGGATCGAGGCCCCGGGTGACATGCGGATCTATCGTGAGGAGATTTATCTCAAGGTGCAGCGCGAGAATCAGCTGGCTGCCGATTGGGCCCTCGGTGATCTGGAAAATGCCGTCAATTTCATGGGCGGCGTGACGAAGGAGTAG
- the flgL gene encoding flagellar hook-associated protein FlgL, with the protein MRVTQNTTANLVLNNLQIIRQRTEELEQQASTGVKVSAPGDDPVTAQQVLHLKALISAGDQYSRNISNGTAWLSMSESAMSELGNVISRAKELGVAMSSDINNPDSQSAAVKELTQLRDELIQLGNTQLNGKYIFGGFKNDTAPFDPAGNYTGTDDAINIEVDRGTQVQINYSGGQLIRGGTPPGSSGTDIIGTINNMITALGAGNTAGVRTELGNLDNAMGQVLATRTDLGARLNHLTAAGNIIDDRKLSLTKVISDKQDVDFAQVISDLTKQQTAYQAAMAASAKVSQMSLLDYLK; encoded by the coding sequence ATGCGCGTAACCCAGAACACCACGGCAAACCTTGTCCTGAACAACCTGCAGATCATCCGGCAACGGACCGAGGAGTTAGAGCAGCAGGCCTCGACCGGCGTCAAGGTCAGCGCTCCGGGCGACGACCCGGTAACCGCCCAGCAGGTCCTCCACCTGAAGGCGCTGATCTCTGCCGGCGACCAGTATTCCCGCAACATCAGCAATGGCACTGCCTGGCTGTCGATGAGCGAGTCCGCGATGTCCGAACTGGGTAACGTTATCAGCCGGGCCAAGGAGCTCGGGGTGGCCATGTCCAGCGACATTAACAACCCCGATTCCCAGTCTGCAGCAGTCAAAGAATTGACTCAATTGCGGGACGAGCTGATTCAACTCGGGAATACCCAGCTGAACGGCAAGTACATCTTCGGCGGTTTCAAGAACGATACGGCCCCCTTTGATCCTGCGGGAAACTACACCGGCACCGACGACGCAATCAACATCGAGGTCGATCGGGGAACCCAGGTGCAGATCAACTATTCCGGCGGCCAGCTCATTCGGGGCGGGACGCCGCCGGGGAGCTCGGGGACCGACATCATCGGGACCATCAACAACATGATTACCGCCCTTGGTGCTGGCAATACCGCCGGGGTTCGCACCGAACTGGGGAATCTTGACAACGCGATGGGACAGGTGCTTGCCACGCGTACCGATCTCGGCGCCCGGCTGAATCACCTGACGGCGGCGGGCAATATTATTGACGACCGCAAGCTGAGTCTGACGAAGGTCATATCGGACAAGCAGGACGTCGACTTCGCGCAGGTGATCAGCGATCTTACCAAGCAGCAGACCGCTTATCAGGCCGCAATGGCAGCGTCGGCAAAGGTTTCCCAGATGTCGCTGCTTGACTACCTGAAGTAG
- the flgK gene encoding flagellar hook-associated protein FlgK: MSISSILDIAKSGLTAQRLALEVTSENITNVNTPGYSKQTTIFQTAPTTLERGFPLGSGVQVAEIQRAYNDFLQQQLTGQSATEGFSSTVLASMNQAQQLFNDLTTDGLGKSLQDFFSAWQDLTSNPQGQPERQAVLASAQQLVDQFQRINGSLHDLKSEANQSLEGIVSDVNNYTSQIASLNDQIKLIEIQGGRANELRDQRDQLVRELSGKVGITYIEQTDGTLNVSLSLGQPLVIGKQAATLSLQPDPANSSYYKVLATSPGGNTTTDITSIAGGIDNRQGEMGGALQVRDTMVNGFLSDLDELAYTLATEVNNVHTTGFGLNSSTGLSFFTPPATMAGYSGSGGIAVNITQTADVAAASTDPATGGTGNNVNAQTIASIYDKVLTTSGGQLTLGSFYNSLVGKVGVAVQDATRTQATSDSTIKQLDNLRESNSGVSLDEELANLVKYQTAYQGAAKMITVSSDMLDTILGLIR, from the coding sequence ATGAGTATTTCGAGTATTCTCGATATCGCCAAATCGGGGCTGACTGCCCAGCGGCTGGCGCTGGAAGTGACGAGCGAAAACATCACCAACGTCAATACCCCCGGCTATTCCAAGCAGACCACGATCTTCCAGACCGCTCCCACCACTCTGGAGCGCGGTTTCCCGCTCGGGAGCGGGGTGCAGGTGGCCGAGATCCAGCGCGCCTATAACGATTTCCTGCAGCAGCAGTTGACAGGCCAGAGCGCGACGGAGGGCTTTTCCAGTACGGTCCTCGCCTCGATGAACCAAGCCCAGCAGCTGTTCAACGACCTGACTACCGACGGTCTCGGCAAATCGCTGCAGGATTTCTTCTCAGCCTGGCAGGATCTGACGTCCAACCCCCAGGGGCAGCCGGAACGGCAGGCGGTCCTAGCCAGTGCCCAGCAGCTCGTCGACCAGTTCCAGCGGATCAACGGCTCGCTCCACGATCTCAAGAGCGAGGCCAACCAGTCGCTCGAAGGGATCGTTTCCGATGTCAACAACTATACGAGCCAGATCGCCTCGCTGAACGACCAGATCAAACTGATCGAAATCCAGGGGGGACGGGCCAACGAACTACGTGACCAGCGTGACCAATTGGTGCGGGAACTTTCCGGCAAGGTGGGCATTACCTATATCGAACAGACCGACGGTACCCTCAACGTCAGCCTGTCGCTCGGCCAGCCGCTGGTGATCGGCAAACAGGCGGCGACCCTGTCGCTGCAGCCGGACCCCGCCAATTCGAGCTATTACAAGGTGCTGGCCACGTCCCCGGGCGGGAATACCACCACTGACATCACCTCCATCGCCGGTGGTATCGATAACCGCCAGGGGGAGATGGGCGGGGCGCTGCAGGTCCGCGATACCATGGTCAACGGCTTCCTGTCGGACCTCGACGAGCTGGCCTATACTTTGGCAACCGAGGTCAACAACGTCCATACGACCGGTTTTGGCCTCAACAGCTCCACCGGCCTGAGCTTTTTCACCCCACCGGCCACCATGGCTGGCTACAGCGGCTCGGGCGGCATTGCGGTCAATATTACCCAGACGGCGGATGTTGCCGCCGCCAGCACTGACCCGGCTACCGGTGGTACCGGCAACAATGTTAATGCCCAGACCATCGCCAGCATCTATGACAAAGTCCTGACCACTTCCGGCGGTCAGCTGACACTGGGCAGCTTCTATAACTCCCTGGTCGGCAAGGTCGGGGTGGCGGTGCAGGATGCGACCAGAACCCAGGCTACCAGCGACAGCACCATCAAGCAGCTCGACAACCTGCGTGAATCGAACTCCGGGGTGTCGCTGGACGAAGAACTGGCGAATCTGGTGAAGTATCAGACCGCCTATCAAGGGGCGGCCAAGATGATCACCGTCAGCAGCGACATGCTCGATACCATCCTCGGTCTGATCAGATAG
- a CDS encoding flagellar protein FlgN: protein MREETTKLMEILNAREASMKELLRLLGEERQNIVSCDMERLQVTTDSKVQLAEQMETLDRACRKLLAGEGEKLSLRGTVSLSPLIAQSAEPAASELKDLQQRLSSLSLEVRRLLDENKRLLDSSLSTVGRSLTFFRSRLTVAETYGGSGHMVERPMNSSFLRKEI from the coding sequence ATGCGGGAAGAGACGACAAAACTGATGGAGATCCTGAATGCCCGCGAGGCGAGCATGAAGGAGCTGCTTCGGCTTCTTGGCGAAGAACGGCAGAATATCGTCAGCTGCGATATGGAACGGCTGCAAGTTACCACCGACTCCAAGGTGCAACTGGCGGAGCAGATGGAGACCCTGGACCGCGCCTGCCGCAAGCTGCTGGCCGGTGAGGGAGAGAAACTCAGCCTGCGGGGAACCGTCTCGCTCTCTCCCCTGATAGCTCAGAGTGCAGAACCTGCTGCCAGCGAACTCAAAGACCTACAACAGCGATTGTCTTCGCTTTCGCTGGAAGTCCGGCGGTTGCTTGATGAAAACAAGCGACTGCTCGACAGCTCGCTGTCGACCGTTGGCCGGTCGCTGACTTTTTTCCGGAGCCGGCTGACGGTGGCCGAAACCTACGGCGGCAGCGGCCACATGGTGGAGCGGCCGATGAATTCAAGTTTCCTCCGTAAGGAGATATGA
- the flgM gene encoding flagellar biosynthesis anti-sigma factor FlgM, whose amino-acid sequence MRLDSDIVTLSSVNALRAATPEKAAGGKAPAAAAATSAADRVELSIGKNQLDRLKQAADSEPAFRSDKVAALRQQIADGSYRVAAGDVAGKLADWLR is encoded by the coding sequence ATGAGGCTTGACAGTGACATCGTAACGCTTTCCAGCGTAAATGCGCTACGTGCGGCCACCCCGGAGAAGGCTGCCGGGGGAAAGGCACCTGCAGCTGCTGCAGCGACATCGGCTGCTGATCGTGTGGAGTTGTCGATCGGCAAAAACCAGCTTGATAGGTTAAAGCAGGCTGCCGACAGCGAACCGGCTTTCCGGAGTGATAAAGTGGCGGCTCTGAGACAACAGATAGCGGATGGTTCCTATCGGGTTGCCGCCGGAGACGTAGCCGGCAAATTGGCTGATTGGCTCCGTTAG
- a CDS encoding rod-binding protein yields the protein MQTTLSNDILLQDNETSRARQLATTKDNTAKNRQAVKKVAQEFESIFIGMMLKSMRETVGKDPLTGGGHGEEVYRSLLDQEYANNIAKSGGLGLAPLIEQQMLRDGGVKAKNAPPALAPVTASTDGK from the coding sequence ATGCAGACAACTCTTTCCAACGATATCCTGCTTCAGGACAACGAGACTTCCCGGGCCCGGCAACTGGCCACGACCAAGGACAATACGGCCAAGAATCGCCAGGCTGTCAAAAAGGTTGCCCAGGAGTTCGAATCGATTTTTATCGGGATGATGCTCAAATCAATGCGGGAAACGGTTGGCAAAGATCCGCTGACCGGTGGCGGTCATGGCGAAGAGGTCTATCGATCGCTGCTCGATCAGGAGTATGCCAATAATATTGCCAAATCTGGTGGTCTCGGCCTTGCGCCGCTCATTGAGCAGCAGATGTTGCGCGATGGCGGGGTGAAGGCAAAAAACGCGCCGCCGGCGCTCGCGCCGGTGACGGCGTCTACAGACGGGAAGTAA